From a single Gimesia fumaroli genomic region:
- a CDS encoding DUF1295 domain-containing protein: protein MNPWFMVGLGWIFIALVMALLWLLQRKTGDAGIVDVAWGMGVGLLTLFFVWGSHEGDLVRRIMLAVLAMVWALRLSGYILWRVWTMPEDGRYQTLKEKWGTAAQSKLFWFYQLQAIGSLLFALPILIAAQGTAPLGVFDFLGIGIWLTAIVGELIADWQLARFRAQIESKGQVCREGLWYYSRHPNYFFEWLHWWAYVGLAMAAPWGWLTILGPLLMLHFILNVTGIPPTEEQALKSRGDAYREYQRTTNAFFPWPPETKQVTV from the coding sequence GTGAATCCCTGGTTTATGGTGGGCCTTGGTTGGATTTTCATTGCGCTAGTGATGGCTCTGCTCTGGCTGTTGCAGCGAAAGACCGGAGATGCCGGCATTGTCGATGTCGCCTGGGGCATGGGCGTGGGATTACTGACTCTGTTTTTTGTCTGGGGCAGTCATGAGGGGGATCTGGTACGACGGATTATGCTGGCGGTGCTGGCGATGGTCTGGGCACTACGGCTGAGCGGGTATATTTTATGGCGCGTGTGGACCATGCCGGAAGACGGTCGCTATCAGACCTTGAAAGAGAAATGGGGCACCGCCGCACAGTCGAAACTATTCTGGTTTTATCAATTACAGGCCATCGGCAGTTTGCTGTTTGCGTTGCCGATACTGATCGCCGCACAGGGGACTGCTCCACTGGGAGTGTTTGATTTTCTGGGGATTGGGATCTGGTTGACAGCGATCGTGGGGGAACTGATTGCCGACTGGCAACTCGCCCGGTTTCGAGCCCAAATAGAGAGCAAAGGGCAGGTTTGCCGCGAGGGGCTGTGGTACTACTCTCGGCATCCGAATTATTTTTTTGAGTGGTTGCACTGGTGGGCTTATGTTGGTCTGGCGATGGCTGCACCGTGGGGCTGGCTTACAATTTTGGGGCCATTGCTGATGTTGCATTTTATTCTGAATGTGACCGGGATTCCTCCCACAGAAGAACAGGCTTTGAAAAGTCGTGGTGATGCCTATCGAGAGTATCAGCGAACCACGAATGCATTTTTTCCCTGGCCTCCTGAAACGAAACAGGTGACAGTATGA
- a CDS encoding SAM-dependent methyltransferase: MMALQKQSDSKNREQKLYPGLIDSVCRKLLFKRLQRLIRGQLILHDGPERFCFGEAEAELSVEVIVQHPRFYRRAVLGGGLGIAQSLIDGDWAADDLTSLVRVFIRNLEVADQFERGFAWFRQKAARAGHWLRRNTRMGAARNIHAHYDLGNDFYQLFLDETMCYSSGVFEEESATMQDASLAKLDRACRSLNLQPEDHLLEIGTGWGGLAIYAAELYGCRVTTTTISQEQYHLAMERVHAAGLSDQVTVLLSDYRDLEGEYDKLVSIEMIEAVGSEYFETYFEKCSQLLRDDGMMFLQSIVIKDQRFEEYLRSVDFIRRYIFPGGCLPSVAAILQSTTRATDMRLLQLDDIAPHYAQTLRCWQEQFQNQLDRVRELGYSESFIRMWNYYFSYCEAAFEERQCNTVQMLFAKAGCRFDPVQRQTVERFVSQEQGVLA; this comes from the coding sequence CTTGCATGACGGGCCTGAGCGATTCTGTTTTGGTGAAGCAGAGGCTGAATTAAGTGTTGAGGTGATCGTACAGCACCCGCGGTTTTATCGTCGTGCGGTGCTGGGAGGCGGCCTGGGAATCGCGCAGTCATTGATCGACGGAGACTGGGCCGCTGATGATTTGACCTCGCTGGTCAGGGTTTTTATTCGGAATCTGGAAGTCGCCGATCAATTTGAGCGTGGCTTTGCCTGGTTTCGTCAGAAGGCAGCCAGAGCCGGTCACTGGTTACGACGTAATACGCGTATGGGGGCCGCCCGGAATATTCATGCGCATTATGATTTGGGGAACGATTTCTATCAGTTATTCCTTGATGAGACGATGTGTTATTCCAGCGGCGTGTTTGAAGAGGAATCCGCGACTATGCAGGATGCATCGCTGGCCAAGCTGGATCGGGCCTGCCGCAGTTTGAACCTTCAGCCAGAAGACCATTTACTCGAAATCGGTACGGGGTGGGGTGGCCTGGCAATTTATGCGGCAGAGCTTTATGGCTGCCGGGTCACGACAACAACGATTTCGCAAGAGCAATATCATCTGGCTATGGAACGAGTGCATGCTGCCGGGCTTTCCGATCAGGTTACGGTTCTGCTTTCGGACTATCGCGATCTGGAAGGCGAGTATGACAAGCTGGTTTCGATCGAAATGATTGAAGCCGTTGGTTCCGAGTATTTTGAAACGTATTTCGAAAAGTGCAGTCAGTTATTGCGCGACGATGGGATGATGTTTTTGCAGAGTATTGTGATCAAAGATCAGCGGTTCGAAGAGTACCTACGCAGTGTGGATTTCATTCGCCGCTATATTTTTCCCGGCGGTTGTCTGCCGTCCGTAGCGGCCATTCTGCAATCGACGACTCGCGCGACCGACATGCGGCTGCTGCAGCTGGATGACATCGCACCGCATTATGCACAGACATTACGTTGCTGGCAGGAGCAGTTTCAAAATCAACTGGATCGGGTGCGCGAACTGGGCTATTCCGAATCGTTCATTCGCATGTGGAACTATTATTTCAGCTACTGTGAAGCAGCGTTTGAGGAACGTCAATGCAATACGGTTCAGATGTTGTTTGCGAAAGCGGGGTGTCGCTTCGATCCGGTCCAGCGGCAGACGGTTGAGCGATTTGTTTCTCAAGAACAGGGAGTCCTGGCGTGA
- a CDS encoding SAM-dependent methyltransferase encodes MKSDLMMNAAIELVERGWIPDWLTRRAIRNLCSKRLATLDAGSDQANRENIQTFIEAAKQSPIALVPEKANEQHYEVPAEFYQLVLGNRRKYSSCYWPEGVSTLDEAETAALRETCLHAQLEDGMQVLELGCGWGSLSLWIVENYPHCRVTAVSNSQSQRAAIEQQAIERGVADRLTVMTADMNDFATSQKFDRVMSVEMFEHMRNYQRLLNRIANWLTDDGKLFVHIFCHRQFVYEFSDQSADDWMARHFFTGGIMPGDDYLAQFNEHMQVTEQWRWDGRHYQRTSEAWLANLDQRRDQILPILAQTYGEQQAKRWLIRWRLFFLAVAELFGYRNGSEWYVSHYLLEPVSAQSSAGNAKSLQTPRDKYSAV; translated from the coding sequence ATGAAATCAGATTTGATGATGAATGCCGCGATTGAATTGGTTGAGCGAGGTTGGATCCCCGATTGGCTCACGAGGCGGGCGATTCGTAATCTGTGCAGTAAACGGCTGGCGACACTGGATGCCGGCAGCGATCAGGCTAACAGAGAGAACATACAGACTTTTATCGAAGCGGCGAAACAGAGCCCGATTGCCCTGGTCCCGGAAAAGGCGAACGAACAGCATTATGAAGTGCCTGCCGAGTTCTACCAGTTGGTATTAGGGAACCGTCGTAAATATAGTTCTTGTTACTGGCCAGAAGGTGTCTCCACGCTTGACGAAGCAGAAACAGCGGCCCTGCGCGAGACTTGCCTGCATGCGCAGCTCGAAGACGGAATGCAGGTGCTGGAACTGGGCTGTGGCTGGGGATCGTTGTCGCTCTGGATTGTGGAGAATTATCCCCATTGTCGTGTGACAGCGGTTTCGAATTCTCAATCACAACGCGCAGCGATCGAGCAACAGGCAATTGAGCGGGGAGTTGCAGACCGGCTCACCGTGATGACCGCTGATATGAACGACTTTGCGACATCACAGAAATTTGATCGTGTGATGTCGGTCGAAATGTTTGAGCATATGCGGAACTATCAACGTCTGCTCAACCGCATTGCCAACTGGCTGACCGATGATGGGAAATTATTCGTCCACATTTTCTGTCATCGTCAGTTTGTCTATGAATTCAGTGATCAAAGTGCCGATGACTGGATGGCCCGCCACTTCTTCACCGGCGGCATTATGCCCGGCGACGATTATCTGGCACAGTTCAACGAGCACATGCAGGTAACGGAACAGTGGCGTTGGGATGGTCGGCATTACCAGCGTACTTCCGAAGCCTGGCTGGCGAACCTTGATCAGAGACGAGACCAGATTCTACCGATTCTCGCCCAGACTTACGGCGAGCAGCAGGCAAAGCGCTGGCTGATCCGCTGGCGGCTGTTTTTTCTGGCAGTTGCTGAACTGTTTGGGTATCGGAATGGCTCGGAATGGTATGTCTCCCATTACCTGCTGGAGCCGGTTTCTGCTCAAAGCTCAGCCGGCAACGCAAAATCGTTGCAAACACCGCGTGACAAGTATTCCGCGGTTTGA